DNA from Candidatus Poribacteria bacterium:
GGTGTTTTTCTATCGCTGTTGTGCTGTTCGCGGGGTGATAAGCCGTCTTAACAGGAATCATTGGTGGCGGTGCACCGAGTTCACCCACTATCGCTGGTGTGAGATCCTTTGTTATCACCCCGATTGGGTTCCCGTAAGCGGAAGCAGATTTATAGGATAACGAAAGATTCGGGACAATGCCATTGACAACGGCTCTATATACTGGTAACGCAGACTTCCCATCACCAAACATCGGATGCCCGAACGCTACAAATGTATTGTCATAAACCTGCGTGACGGTTCCGAGACCTATTGCGTTAGCGATGTCTCCTGTTGCTATGGCAGCACCAATCATATCCCCTGGTGAGAGTCTCAATGAAACCCCTGCCGGCGGTGCAGCAGGCGCGCCACCGATGTCAGCAAAAAGTTCAACGAAATTGTATCGTGAGTTAGATAGATACGCAGAGAGTTCTTGAATTCTGTGCGGTTGTATGCCAGTAATCATTACGGGTGTTTTAACGGGCGTGTAAGTCGCATGAATCCCAGCAGCGGGAGCCGCAGGGGCATCCGCTTGCGCAAGTATCTCACCGAAGGTTTGGTGATCGATTGCTGCTTCCATCGCATCAATGGATGTCACCCAGAACCGAGTGGGGGCTGTTGAGAAGGTGTTAGTATAGGCAACTGCACCGATGATACGCCCCGGAGGCCCCACAGGGCTCCCGGACATCCCTTGCGCAATGCCGCCCATTGCCTCAACCGATTCGTCCATCAGTTCGCACTCATAGAGCGGAAACCCGAAACCGAAATCCCGAACCCCACGGAACCGAGCATTAATCACGACTCTGCTTGTGCCCTCAAGCACTGTAACGATTTGGACAGGCGTTTTATCCGTCAGTTTTCGTGCCTCGTCTTCATACATGTTTTCTAAGACGATGTCGCCTAAGAGCGGTGCGGCACTGAACCCAGTTATTAGGTCGCCTGCCACCGGATTTTCAAGTTGTGCCTGCTCTTCATCGGGAGAGCAGCTCAGTTGGCAAAGCACCACAATAGCGACGCTTGCCAGCACAAAAAACTTTTTCATTTACATTCCTCCAGAGTAGAGTTCCCTCTACCAAGCCACCCAACCGCCATCAACAGCAATCGTTTGTCCAGTCACCCAGTTCGCCGCCTCTGATGCTAAGAACAGCACAGCACCGACAACCTCGTCCACCTCGCCGACACGCCCCATCGGGATACGGCGGACAACGTCCTCATAAAATTCCTTGCGTTGTAAAAGGACATCTGCAAGCGGAGTCCGCGTAAACGCTGGTGCCACAGCATTCACCGTGACATTATGCGGTGCCCATTCAACGGCGAGTCCCTTCGTTAGCAGCACGACCCCGCCTTTGCTTCCTGAATAGGCAGTCCGCAACGGGCCGCCTACCAAGCCCATCGTCGAGGAGATATTAATAATTTTTCCGCTCTCTCGTTCTATCATCGGTTTCACGAGCGTCTGCGTTAGGAAGAACAGTCCTTTGAGATTCAGATCATAGATCGCGTCCCAATCCTCTTCGGTTAACTCGAGTGCAGGTTTCGGACGGTTCGTGCCAGCGTTATTAACGAGCACATCGACTCGACCCCAGACATCGAGTGCGGCTTGTGCCCCTGCCGCCACTTGTGCCATATCGCTGACGTCAAACACAACCGACTCCGCTTCACCTCCGTTTGCCCGGATCTCACCCGCAACCTCCTCAAGATCAGTCGGGGTGCGGCTATTCAAGATGATTTTTGCCCCCATCTGTGCAGCGGCGAGTGCAATCCCTCTGCCGATGCCCTTGCCGGAGCCAGTGATTAACATGACCTTATCTTTTAATTCAAATCCTGGAAACGCCATTACTTAGCCTCCAATCGCTAATTTCAAAGTATTTTCTAATAACATTGCGCGTGTCATAGGACCCACACCGCCGGGGACCGGGGTTATAAATCCTGCCACCTCTTTAACTTCCTCAAATTTAACATCCCCAACGGCACATCCATTGACATGATTAATCCCGACATCAATGACGATAGCCCCAGGTTTCACCATGTCTGCGGTTACAAACGCCGGTCTACCCACTGCGGCGACGATAATGTCCGCTTTCTGCACCTCCGCTGTCACGTCTGTCGTTCGAGAATGACAATACGTAACGGTAGCATTTCGATTCAACAGCATCAATCCAACGGATTTCCCGACCAGTGGACTCCTACCGATACAGACGGCGTGTTTACCTTCAATCTGCTCACCCGTTCGTTCAATCAGGCGGATAATTCCTGTCGGGGTACAAGGCGTTACCCCTTCTCTGTTAATGAGGAGATTTCCTAAATTGATCGGATTCAACCCGTCTGCATCTTTCTGGGGGGAAATCTTATCAATGACGGCTTCTTTATCTATACCCGCTGGGAGTGGCATTTGCACCAATATCCCATGAATATCCGTTCGCGCATTGAGGGCTTCAACGTGCGCAATCAGGGTGTCTTGGTTAATGTCTGCGGGTAAGCGATGGACTTCGGAGTGAAAATGCACCTTTTCACAGTCACGTTGTTTGTGTTTGATATAGAGCGTTGATGCAGGATCATCACCTACCTGAACAACAGCGAGACCTGGTGTGAATGTGAGTTTTTTTAGTTTTCGCCGGATCTGGCTCCGGACGCGTTTCGCAAGTTGACTACCCTTAAGGAGTTCGGCTGACAAATCCCTATTCCTCCAATTTACACTTCTCTTGACACACTACGGTATCGTAGCATAATTCGGTTTCTCTATAGGAGGGACGACACCTCCCGATGCTTCTCAAACCAAAGAGAACCCCCTATAGAAACGGGTGATGCTCTGACGTTAGAATCACTATTCAGTCCCATTTTGTGGCACCCCAGGCGGAGGTTCAGTGAAAGTCTCGCCTCGCGCCTCCGCCCCCGTTCGCCGAGCCTGCCATGCCACGATCTCTTGATACACCTCAGCTTTCCCTTCAGCTTTCCCCTCAGCTTTAGCCACCTGAATTCGCTTTTCTTGTCTCGCTAAATACCAATCTGACAATAACATGAGTAAATCTATGCCTCCCACTATCATTCCAATGTATGCGACACCAACCGGTATAAAGTTCTAAATATCTTTCAGAACATTTTGGACAGATTCGTGTCCCTTCCAACCCCTCGCCAATTCATAATCTAAAGCGATATAGCTATAAACGACAACAAAGAGAGAAATCAGAAACAGGACAACTCCCGCTTTCCCTGTCCGCCAAAAGTCTCTGACGGCTTGCCAAAAAGGACCCGCTCCTTTCAAAACACCCTCCATGAAATTAAAAATATAATAGCATGTCCAACACGGAGTGTCAACGAAAAATCAGTTGCCTTTTTAAGGTAATTATTGACCTTTTCTCGTGGATACTGTATAATTTACAGCAAAAAGGTAGGTGGGAAATATGATTCATGTAGGTGTGGGACATTCGCAAAGCCTCTCAACTTCGGAAGCCGCGGAGCGCGCGACTCTGATGGCAATGGGAAACGCAGGCATCGCTAAAGCCGATCTTGCAATCGTATTTGCAACCCTTAACTATCAAACGGAATATGAGCACCTGTATCAAGCGGTTCACTCTAACGCCAATTGTGATGAACTCATCGGATGTAGCGGGATGAGCGTACTGACTTCAGCCGGGGAGTTTGAAGAAGAACCGACTCTCGCCGTAATGGTTATCCGTAGCGATCAACTCTCGGCAGTCTCCTTTAGCGCACGAGGCACAGCAGCTGAAGTCGGCGAACAGATACAAAAAGACATTCAATCTGGACGCGACGATGACTCCCTTCTCGTGATTTTCCCGGATGTTCGGACGGTGAACCCAGCAGAACTCGTGAAACACATCGGTGACGACGGAACAGAATTGCCCCTCGTGGGTG
Protein-coding regions in this window:
- a CDS encoding 3-oxoacyl-ACP reductase FabG, translated to MAFPGFELKDKVMLITGSGKGIGRGIALAAAQMGAKIILNSRTPTDLEEVAGEIRANGGEAESVVFDVSDMAQVAAGAQAALDVWGRVDVLVNNAGTNRPKPALELTEEDWDAIYDLNLKGLFFLTQTLVKPMIERESGKIINISSTMGLVGGPLRTAYSGSKGGVVLLTKGLAVEWAPHNVTVNAVAPAFTRTPLADVLLQRKEFYEDVVRRIPMGRVGEVDEVVGAVLFLASEAANWVTGQTIAVDGGWVAW
- a CDS encoding bifunctional 5,10-methylenetetrahydrofolate dehydrogenase/5,10-methenyltetrahydrofolate cyclohydrolase, which encodes MSAELLKGSQLAKRVRSQIRRKLKKLTFTPGLAVVQVGDDPASTLYIKHKQRDCEKVHFHSEVHRLPADINQDTLIAHVEALNARTDIHGILVQMPLPAGIDKEAVIDKISPQKDADGLNPINLGNLLINREGVTPCTPTGIIRLIERTGEQIEGKHAVCIGRSPLVGKSVGLMLLNRNATVTYCHSRTTDVTAEVQKADIIVAAVGRPAFVTADMVKPGAIVIDVGINHVNGCAVGDVKFEEVKEVAGFITPVPGGVGPMTRAMLLENTLKLAIGG